From Cellulosimicrobium sp. ES-005, one genomic window encodes:
- a CDS encoding aldolase/citrate lyase family protein produces MPAGFPEGAGEESRSAFSEQGIDALHATLDGLLAPWDAELDARYPGDDSSRQPVHTVYVPGDRYTAGLVPEWAARAHEAVDAAGGGTDGVRRLVDLLGIGAGSGDRLADAVAERVRTKLAVEAIEDLRIDFEDGFGDRGDAAEDAAVTAAARELARAEAQGTATPFSGIRIKCLEAATRRRGVRTLALFVAELVAARAAHGHAGLPDGFVVTLAKVTAPQQVEAMAVACERVEQANGLGPGSLRFEVQVETPQALLAADGTATVARLVHAAPGRVTALHYGTYDYSASLGIAAAYQSMEHPAADHAKSVMQLAVAGTGVRLSDGSTNVLPVGDPQAVDAAWRLHGRLVRRSLERGYYQGWDLHPAQLPSRFAATYAFYREGAASALARLAAYVGFVPDAGGVLDEPATAKAMAWFLGRGVDCGALTEAEVRAATGLDRSGLDAVRVSGHAPQPVAG; encoded by the coding sequence ATGCCGGCGGGGTTCCCGGAGGGAGCGGGCGAGGAGTCCAGGAGCGCCTTCAGCGAGCAGGGGATCGACGCGCTGCACGCGACGCTCGACGGCCTGCTCGCCCCGTGGGACGCGGAGCTCGACGCGCGGTACCCGGGCGACGACAGCTCGCGCCAGCCCGTGCACACCGTCTACGTGCCGGGTGACCGGTACACCGCGGGCCTCGTGCCCGAGTGGGCGGCCCGGGCGCACGAGGCGGTCGACGCGGCGGGCGGCGGCACCGACGGCGTACGTCGGCTCGTCGACCTGCTGGGGATCGGCGCGGGGTCCGGGGACCGTCTCGCCGACGCCGTGGCCGAGCGCGTGCGCACCAAGCTCGCCGTCGAGGCGATCGAGGACCTGCGGATCGACTTCGAGGACGGGTTCGGCGACCGCGGCGACGCGGCCGAGGACGCCGCCGTCACGGCGGCGGCGCGCGAGCTCGCGCGGGCCGAGGCGCAGGGCACGGCGACGCCGTTCTCCGGCATCCGGATCAAGTGCCTCGAGGCCGCCACGCGCCGGCGCGGGGTGCGCACGCTCGCGCTGTTCGTGGCCGAGCTCGTCGCGGCCCGCGCCGCGCACGGGCACGCAGGGCTGCCCGACGGGTTCGTCGTCACGCTCGCCAAGGTCACCGCGCCGCAGCAGGTCGAGGCGATGGCGGTCGCGTGCGAGCGCGTCGAGCAGGCGAACGGCCTCGGACCGGGCAGCCTGCGGTTCGAGGTGCAGGTCGAGACGCCGCAGGCGCTGCTCGCGGCGGACGGCACGGCCACCGTGGCGCGGCTCGTGCACGCCGCGCCCGGACGTGTCACCGCGCTGCACTACGGCACGTACGACTACTCGGCGTCGCTCGGCATCGCCGCGGCCTACCAGTCGATGGAGCACCCGGCGGCCGACCACGCGAAGTCCGTCATGCAGCTCGCCGTCGCGGGCACGGGCGTGCGGCTCTCCGACGGCTCGACGAACGTGCTGCCGGTCGGTGACCCTCAGGCCGTCGACGCCGCGTGGCGCCTCCACGGGCGGCTCGTGCGCCGGTCGCTCGAACGCGGCTACTACCAGGGCTGGGACCTGCACCCGGCGCAGCTCCCGAGCCGGTTCGCGGCCACCTACGCGTTCTATCGCGAGGGCGCGGCGTCGGCGCTCGCGCGCCTCGCCGCGTACGTCGGGTTCGTGCCCGACGCCGGCGGCGTGCTCGACGAGCCCGCCACGGCCAAGGCGATGGCCTGGTTCCTTGGGCGCGGCGTCGACTGCGGCGCGCTCACCGAGGCCGAGGTCCGCGCCGCGACCGGCCTCGACCGCTCCGGGCTCGACGCCGTCCGCGTCTCGGGCCACGCCCCGCAGCCCGTCGCGGGCTGA
- a CDS encoding bifunctional allantoicase/(S)-ureidoglycine aminohydrolase, whose amino-acid sequence MTQTTPYYTPQGGLPGQTELLTDRAIVTEAYTVIPRGVLRDIVTSNLPGWEKTRLWVLARPIEGFATTFAQYVMEVSPGGGSDQGEDEETVQSVVFVTEGTLVLTLAGVEHVLEPGGYAYLAAGERWALHNRSDAKAAFQWIRKVYEPIPGHTATSFVTREQDVEPRAMPDTDGVWVTTRFVDPDDLAHDMHVNIVTFQPGGSIPFAETHIMEHGLYVLEGKAVYRLNGDWVEVQEGDFMWLRAFCPQACYAGGPKPFRYLLYKDVNRQVKLDRRR is encoded by the coding sequence ATGACCCAGACCACCCCCTACTACACCCCCCAGGGTGGCCTGCCCGGCCAGACCGAGCTGCTCACCGACCGCGCGATCGTCACCGAGGCGTACACGGTGATCCCGCGCGGCGTGCTGCGCGACATCGTCACGAGCAACCTGCCGGGCTGGGAGAAGACCCGGCTGTGGGTGCTCGCCCGGCCGATCGAGGGGTTCGCGACGACGTTCGCGCAGTACGTCATGGAGGTCTCGCCCGGCGGCGGGTCGGACCAGGGCGAGGACGAGGAGACCGTGCAGTCCGTCGTCTTCGTCACGGAGGGCACGCTCGTGCTCACGCTCGCCGGGGTCGAGCACGTGCTGGAGCCCGGCGGGTACGCGTACCTCGCGGCGGGGGAGCGATGGGCGCTGCACAACCGCTCGGACGCCAAGGCCGCGTTCCAGTGGATCCGCAAGGTGTACGAGCCGATCCCGGGCCACACCGCGACGTCGTTCGTCACGCGCGAGCAGGACGTCGAGCCGCGCGCGATGCCGGACACGGACGGCGTGTGGGTGACGACGCGGTTCGTCGACCCCGACGACCTCGCGCACGACATGCACGTGAACATCGTGACGTTCCAGCCCGGCGGGTCCATCCCGTTCGCGGAGACGCACATCATGGAGCACGGCCTGTACGTGCTCGAGGGCAAGGCCGTCTACCGTCTCAACGGCGACTGGGTCGAGGTGCAGGAGGGCGACTTCATGTGGCTCCGGGCGTTCTGCCCGCAGGCCTGCTACGCGGGCGGCCCCAAGCCGTTCCGCTACCTGCTCTACAAGGACGTGAACCGGCAGGTCAAGCTCGACCGTCGCCGCTGA
- a CDS encoding TIM barrel protein, which translates to MSPAPTYTVNCSILLTDLPLLERPAAAAAAGFRGVEFWWPFASPTPAHDEVDAFVGAIEAAGVQLTGLNFDAGNMPGGDRGLVSWPARSSDLRANLDVVTAIGERTGCRAFNALYGNRQEGETPEAQDALGAENLALAARAVGRIGGTVLVEPVSGAPAYPLTTAADAVRVIDRVAADHGETNLGLLFDVYHLAVNGDDVDAALSTYRGRIAHVQVADAPGRGEPGTGDLPIERWTKDLRAGGYDGWIGLEYKTAAADPFAWLPAAER; encoded by the coding sequence ATGAGCCCCGCACCGACGTACACCGTCAACTGCTCGATCCTGCTCACGGACCTGCCGCTGCTCGAGCGGCCGGCCGCCGCCGCGGCGGCGGGGTTCCGGGGCGTCGAGTTCTGGTGGCCGTTCGCGTCGCCCACGCCCGCCCACGACGAGGTGGACGCGTTCGTCGGCGCGATCGAGGCGGCGGGCGTGCAGCTCACGGGCCTGAACTTCGACGCCGGCAACATGCCCGGCGGCGACCGGGGCCTCGTGTCGTGGCCCGCGCGGTCGTCCGACCTGCGCGCGAACCTCGACGTCGTCACCGCGATCGGCGAGCGCACCGGCTGCCGCGCGTTCAACGCGCTCTACGGCAACCGCCAGGAGGGCGAGACGCCCGAGGCGCAGGACGCGCTCGGCGCCGAGAACCTCGCGCTCGCGGCGCGGGCCGTCGGGCGCATCGGCGGCACGGTGCTCGTCGAGCCCGTGAGCGGCGCGCCGGCGTACCCGCTGACGACGGCGGCCGACGCCGTGCGCGTCATCGACCGGGTCGCCGCCGACCACGGCGAGACGAACCTCGGTCTCCTGTTCGACGTCTACCACCTGGCCGTGAACGGCGACGATGTCGACGCGGCCCTGTCGACGTACCGCGGCCGCATCGCGCACGTGCAGGTCGCGGACGCGCCCGGTCGCGGCGAGCCCGGCACGGGCGACCTGCCGATCGAGCGCTGGACCAAGGACCTGCGCGCCGGCGGCTACGACGGCTGGATCGGCCTCGAGTACAAGACCGCGGCCGCCGACCCGTTCGCGTGGCTCCCCGCCGCCGAGCGCTGA
- a CDS encoding 2-hydroxy-3-oxopropionate reductase: MASIAFIGLGIMGSPMAVHLQNAGHDVAGYNRSPEKTAPLVEAGGRAAGSVADAVSGADVVAIMVPDSPDVEAVLTGDDGVLANAKPGALVVDFSSIRPDVTVALAQQAKDAGLRIVDAPVSGGEPGAINAALSIMVGGTPEDFEAAKPFLDVVGKTVVHVGPNGSGQTVKAANQLIVAANIQALAEAVVFLEAYGVDTEAAIEVLGGGLAGSAVLNQKARKMLDRDFGPGFRIELHHKDLGIVTAAAREAGVVAPLGGLVAQLMASARANGDGGLDHSGLFRGVERLSGRDGS; encoded by the coding sequence ATGGCCTCCATCGCCTTCATCGGACTCGGCATCATGGGCAGCCCCATGGCCGTCCACCTGCAGAACGCCGGCCACGACGTCGCGGGCTACAACCGCAGCCCCGAGAAGACCGCGCCGCTCGTCGAGGCGGGCGGTCGCGCGGCCGGGTCGGTCGCCGACGCGGTCTCGGGCGCGGACGTCGTCGCGATCATGGTCCCGGACTCGCCCGACGTGGAGGCGGTGCTCACCGGCGACGACGGCGTCCTCGCGAACGCGAAGCCCGGCGCGCTCGTCGTCGACTTCTCCTCGATCCGCCCGGACGTCACGGTCGCGCTCGCCCAGCAGGCGAAGGACGCGGGGCTGCGCATCGTCGACGCCCCCGTCTCGGGCGGCGAGCCGGGTGCGATCAACGCCGCGCTGTCGATCATGGTGGGCGGCACGCCGGAGGACTTCGAGGCGGCCAAGCCGTTCCTCGACGTCGTCGGCAAGACGGTCGTGCACGTGGGCCCGAACGGCTCCGGCCAGACCGTCAAGGCCGCGAACCAGCTCATCGTCGCCGCGAACATCCAGGCGCTCGCCGAGGCGGTCGTCTTCCTCGAGGCCTACGGCGTCGACACCGAGGCCGCGATCGAGGTGCTCGGCGGCGGGCTCGCCGGCTCGGCCGTCCTGAACCAGAAGGCGCGCAAGATGCTCGACCGCGACTTCGGCCCCGGCTTCCGGATCGAGCTCCACCACAAGGACCTCGGCATCGTCACCGCCGCGGCCCGCGAGGCGGGCGTCGTCGCGCCGCTCGGCGGCCTCGTCGCCCAGCTCATGGCCTCCGCGCGCGCCAACGGCGACGGCGGCCTCGACCACTCCGGCCTGTTCCGCGGCGTCGAGCGCCTGTCCGGCCGCGACGGCTCCTGA
- the gcl gene encoding glyoxylate carboligase, with protein MPRMRAVDAAVAILEIEGATQAFGLPGAAINPFYSAMRAHGGIDHVLARHVEGASHMADGYSRAKPGNIGICIGTSGPAGTDMITGLYAAWADSIPMLCITGQAPVAKLDKEDFQAVDIASIAAPVTKMAKTVLEAGQVPQVFQQAFHLMRSGRPGPVLIDLPIDVQLTEIEFDPATYQPLPVHRPTATRAQAEKAIDLLLAAERPLLIAGGGIVNAGGEDLLVELAETLGVPVIPTLMGWGAIPDDHALMAGMAGLQTSHRYGNANLLASDFVLGIGNRWANRHTGGLDTYREGRTFVHVDIEPTQIGRVFAPDYGIVSDAKAALELFVEVARERRDAGQARDYSGWAAECAERKRTLQRKTHFTEIPIKPQRVYEEMNKAFGPETRYVTTIGLSQIAGAQFLHVYKPRHWINAGQAGPLGWTGPAALGVAKAAPDEPVVALSGDYDFQFMIEELAVGAQFNLPYVHVVVNNSYLGLIRQSQRAFDMDYHVQLSFENVNSPELGGYGVDHVKVAEGLGCKAIRVTDPEGLGEAFAKAQAMAAEFRVPVVVEVILERVTNIAMGVELTGVNEFEDLAISAEDAPTAVALLD; from the coding sequence ATGCCTCGTATGCGTGCGGTGGACGCCGCAGTGGCGATCCTCGAGATCGAGGGCGCGACCCAGGCGTTCGGCCTGCCCGGCGCCGCCATCAACCCCTTCTACTCCGCGATGCGCGCGCACGGCGGCATCGACCACGTGCTCGCCCGCCACGTCGAGGGCGCGTCGCACATGGCCGACGGCTACTCCCGCGCGAAGCCGGGGAACATCGGCATCTGCATTGGCACGTCAGGCCCCGCGGGCACCGACATGATCACCGGCCTCTACGCCGCGTGGGCCGACTCGATCCCGATGCTCTGCATCACGGGCCAGGCGCCGGTCGCCAAGCTCGACAAGGAGGACTTCCAGGCCGTCGACATCGCGAGCATCGCCGCGCCGGTGACGAAGATGGCCAAGACCGTCCTCGAGGCGGGCCAGGTGCCGCAGGTGTTCCAGCAGGCGTTCCACCTCATGCGCTCGGGCCGCCCGGGGCCGGTGCTCATCGACCTGCCGATCGACGTGCAGCTCACGGAGATCGAGTTCGACCCGGCGACGTACCAGCCGCTGCCCGTGCACCGCCCGACGGCGACGCGCGCACAGGCCGAGAAGGCGATCGACCTGCTCCTGGCGGCCGAGCGACCCCTGCTGATCGCGGGCGGTGGCATCGTCAACGCGGGCGGCGAGGACCTGCTCGTCGAGCTCGCCGAGACCCTGGGCGTCCCGGTGATCCCGACCCTCATGGGCTGGGGCGCCATCCCGGACGACCACGCGCTCATGGCCGGCATGGCCGGCCTCCAGACGTCGCACCGCTACGGCAACGCGAACCTGCTCGCCTCGGACTTCGTGCTCGGCATCGGCAACCGCTGGGCCAACCGCCACACCGGGGGCCTCGACACGTACCGCGAGGGTCGGACGTTCGTCCACGTGGACATCGAGCCGACGCAGATCGGTCGCGTGTTCGCACCGGACTACGGCATCGTGTCCGACGCGAAGGCGGCCCTCGAGCTGTTCGTCGAGGTCGCGCGCGAGCGCCGCGACGCGGGGCAGGCGCGCGACTACTCCGGCTGGGCCGCCGAGTGCGCCGAGCGCAAGCGCACGCTGCAGCGCAAGACGCACTTCACCGAGATCCCCATCAAGCCGCAGCGCGTGTACGAGGAGATGAACAAGGCGTTCGGGCCCGAGACCCGCTACGTCACGACGATCGGGCTCTCGCAGATCGCCGGCGCGCAGTTCCTCCACGTGTACAAGCCGCGCCACTGGATCAACGCGGGCCAGGCGGGTCCGCTCGGCTGGACCGGGCCGGCGGCGCTCGGCGTCGCGAAGGCCGCGCCGGACGAGCCGGTCGTCGCGCTCTCGGGCGACTACGACTTCCAGTTCATGATCGAGGAGCTCGCGGTGGGCGCGCAGTTCAACCTGCCGTACGTGCACGTGGTCGTGAACAACTCCTACCTCGGCCTCATCCGGCAGTCGCAGCGGGCGTTCGACATGGACTACCACGTGCAGCTCTCGTTCGAGAACGTCAACTCGCCCGAGCTCGGCGGCTACGGCGTCGACCACGTCAAGGTGGCCGAGGGCCTGGGCTGCAAGGCGATCCGCGTGACCGACCCCGAGGGGCTCGGCGAGGCGTTCGCGAAGGCGCAGGCCATGGCGGCCGAGTTCCGCGTGCCGGTCGTGGTCGAGGTCATCCTCGAGCGCGTCACGAACATCGCCATGGGCGTCGAGCTCACGGGCGTGAACGAGTTCGAGGACCTCGCGATCTCGGCCGAGGACGCGCCGACCGCCGTCGCGCTCCTCGACTGA
- the allB gene encoding allantoinase AllB: MSTTVPQEHEYDLVVRGERVLVAGGEHPREVGVVGGVVRAIEPLGAGLDGARVVELGPHQVLVPGLVDTHVHVNEPGRTEWEGFASATRAAAAGGVTTIVDMPLNSIPPTVDVAALETKQKVARDQAFVDVGFWGGAVPGNADELRPLWDAGVFGFKCFLLHSGVEEFGYLEPDELEADLRVLADFDGLMLVHAEDSRAIEHAPTPHGDHYDTFLASRPRGAENVAIAAVIEAARWTGARAHVLHLSSSDALPMIRSAKREGVRITVETCPHYLALAAEEIPDGATQFKCCPPIREIDNRELLWEGLVDGTIDCVVSDHSPSTLDLKDLDTGDFGTAWGGVSSLQLGLAIVWTEARTRGVPFARVVEWMSSRPAGIAGLRRKGSIALGFDADLAIVEPDTAFVVDPTALHHKNPITPYADRALSGAVVATYLRGEEITFDRPTGRLLARGEA, translated from the coding sequence ATGAGCACGACGGTCCCGCAGGAGCACGAGTACGACCTCGTTGTGCGCGGCGAGCGCGTGCTCGTCGCCGGCGGCGAGCACCCGCGCGAGGTGGGCGTCGTCGGGGGAGTGGTCCGCGCGATCGAGCCGCTCGGCGCCGGGCTCGACGGCGCGCGCGTCGTCGAGCTGGGGCCGCACCAGGTGCTGGTCCCCGGCCTCGTCGACACGCACGTGCACGTCAACGAGCCCGGGCGCACCGAGTGGGAGGGGTTCGCGTCCGCGACGCGGGCCGCCGCCGCAGGCGGGGTGACGACGATCGTCGACATGCCGCTCAACTCGATCCCGCCGACGGTCGACGTCGCGGCGCTCGAGACCAAGCAGAAGGTCGCGCGCGACCAGGCGTTCGTCGACGTCGGGTTCTGGGGCGGCGCCGTGCCCGGCAACGCGGACGAGCTGCGGCCCCTGTGGGACGCGGGCGTGTTCGGGTTCAAGTGCTTCCTGCTGCACTCGGGGGTCGAGGAGTTCGGGTACCTCGAGCCCGACGAGCTCGAGGCGGACCTGCGCGTCCTCGCCGACTTCGACGGGCTGATGCTCGTGCACGCCGAGGACTCGCGCGCCATCGAGCACGCGCCCACGCCGCACGGCGACCACTACGACACGTTCCTCGCGTCGCGCCCGCGCGGCGCGGAGAACGTTGCGATCGCGGCGGTGATCGAGGCGGCCCGCTGGACGGGCGCGCGCGCCCACGTGCTGCACCTGTCGAGCTCCGACGCGCTGCCGATGATCCGCAGCGCGAAGCGCGAGGGCGTACGGATCACGGTCGAGACCTGCCCGCACTACCTGGCGCTCGCGGCCGAGGAGATCCCCGACGGCGCGACGCAGTTCAAGTGCTGCCCGCCCATCCGGGAGATCGACAACCGCGAGCTGCTGTGGGAGGGGCTGGTCGACGGCACGATCGACTGCGTCGTGTCCGACCACTCGCCGAGCACCCTCGACCTCAAGGACCTCGACACGGGCGACTTCGGGACGGCGTGGGGCGGCGTCTCGTCGCTCCAGCTCGGGCTCGCGATCGTGTGGACCGAGGCCCGGACGCGCGGCGTGCCGTTCGCGCGCGTCGTCGAGTGGATGTCGTCGCGCCCGGCCGGCATCGCGGGGCTCCGGCGCAAGGGCTCGATCGCGCTCGGCTTCGACGCCGACCTCGCGATCGTCGAGCCGGACACGGCGTTCGTCGTCGACCCGACGGCCCTGCACCACAAGAACCCCATCACGCCGTACGCCGACCGCGCGCTCTCGGGCGCCGTCGTCGCGACGTACCTGCGGGGCGAGGAGATCACCTTCGACCGCCCCACGGGTCGCCTCCTCGCGCGCGGCGAGGCGTGA
- a CDS encoding SRPBCC family protein codes for MTTTGTHETEIVVPEDLPIVRIVREFDAPAAKVFRAHLDPELFARWNGPRYLTQRNEHWDVRTGGAYRYVQVDPDGNEYAFFGSVHEVRPDELIVQTFTFEGFPDGVSLDRLVFEDLPDGRSRLTATSLVDSIEGRDSFVASGMEVGVREGYEQLDELLAES; via the coding sequence ATGACCACCACCGGCACCCACGAGACCGAGATCGTCGTCCCGGAGGACCTCCCGATCGTCCGCATCGTGCGCGAGTTCGACGCGCCCGCGGCGAAGGTCTTCCGTGCCCACCTCGACCCCGAGCTGTTCGCGCGCTGGAACGGCCCGCGCTACCTCACCCAGCGCAACGAGCACTGGGACGTGCGCACGGGCGGCGCCTACCGCTACGTCCAGGTGGACCCCGACGGCAACGAGTACGCGTTCTTCGGCAGCGTCCACGAGGTGCGACCGGACGAGCTCATCGTCCAGACGTTCACGTTCGAGGGCTTCCCCGACGGCGTCTCGCTCGACCGTCTCGTGTTCGAGGACCTGCCCGACGGCCGCAGCCGCCTCACCGCGACGTCGCTCGTCGACTCGATCGAGGGCCGCGACAGCTTCGTCGCGAGCGGCATGGAGGTCGGCGTGCGCGAGGGCTACGAGCAGCTCGACGAGCTCCTCGCCGAGTCCTGA